The following proteins are encoded in a genomic region of Arcobacter cloacae:
- the dxs gene encoding 1-deoxy-D-xylulose-5-phosphate synthase, translated as MDIKDKSLKELETLSQEIRDRIIDVVSRKGGHFSSTLGAVELTLGMHYVFDAYSDPFIFDVSHQCYPHKLLTGRWEEFETVRQFGGLSGFTKPKESPADYFVAGHSSTSISLAVGAAKAIELKKENRVPIVMIGDGSMTAGMVYEALNELGDLKLPVVIILNDNEMSIAKPIGAISKYLSKLLAGKYYQGFKAKVDKFIKKNMPEGTTYIAKRMEEAMKLITPGILFEEMGIDYIGPIDGHDIAEIIDTLQIAKAMGKPVIVHARTVKGKGYKIAEGQHEHWHGVGPFNVEDGAFVKKEAPKAATAVFADALCELAQKYENIVGVTAAMPSGTGINKLIDKYPNRFWDVAIAEQHAVTSMAAMAKEGFKPYITIYSTFLQRGFDQIIHDVCLMNLPVVFAMDRAGIVGNDGETHQGAFDISYLRFIPNMILFAPRDDKTLELGLEFAYTLNSPSAIRYPRGAFKQLSYPSTQFELGKAELLKEGTSNKLFIGYGAGVTRAIDTEILHEDDITILDLRFVKPIDKEMLINLSKKYDTWYIFSDSQKQGGVSSAILEVLNEEKIFNIEIISFEYEDSFIEHGDTKDVEKHLQILPEQLIKKIK; from the coding sequence ATGGATATAAAAGATAAATCATTAAAAGAGTTAGAAACACTATCACAAGAGATAAGAGATAGGATTATTGATGTGGTATCAAGGAAGGGTGGACACTTTTCTTCTACCCTTGGAGCTGTTGAGTTAACTCTTGGAATGCATTATGTATTTGATGCTTATAGTGATCCTTTTATATTCGATGTTTCTCATCAATGTTATCCTCATAAACTTCTAACGGGAAGATGGGAAGAGTTTGAAACAGTAAGACAATTTGGAGGACTTAGTGGTTTTACCAAACCAAAAGAGAGTCCTGCTGATTATTTTGTTGCAGGTCATAGCTCAACATCAATTTCATTAGCAGTAGGTGCCGCAAAAGCTATAGAATTAAAAAAAGAGAACAGAGTTCCAATCGTTATGATTGGAGATGGCTCAATGACAGCTGGGATGGTTTATGAAGCATTAAATGAGCTGGGTGATTTAAAACTTCCTGTTGTTATTATTTTAAATGATAATGAAATGTCTATTGCAAAGCCAATAGGTGCTATCTCTAAATATCTTTCAAAATTACTTGCAGGAAAATATTATCAAGGCTTTAAAGCAAAAGTTGATAAATTTATTAAAAAAAATATGCCAGAAGGAACAACATACATAGCAAAAAGAATGGAAGAAGCTATGAAACTTATAACTCCTGGTATTTTATTTGAAGAGATGGGAATAGATTATATAGGTCCTATTGATGGGCATGATATAGCTGAAATTATTGATACATTACAGATTGCTAAAGCCATGGGAAAACCAGTAATTGTTCATGCAAGAACTGTAAAAGGAAAGGGTTATAAAATAGCTGAAGGACAACATGAACACTGGCATGGAGTAGGTCCTTTTAATGTTGAAGATGGAGCTTTTGTAAAAAAAGAGGCACCAAAAGCAGCAACTGCTGTTTTTGCTGATGCTTTGTGTGAATTAGCTCAGAAATATGAAAATATTGTAGGTGTAACAGCAGCGATGCCAAGTGGTACGGGAATAAATAAATTAATTGATAAATATCCAAATAGATTTTGGGATGTTGCAATTGCTGAACAACATGCTGTTACTTCAATGGCTGCTATGGCAAAAGAGGGATTTAAACCATATATTACTATTTATTCAACTTTTTTACAAAGAGGATTTGATCAAATAATTCATGATGTCTGTTTGATGAATCTACCAGTTGTTTTTGCGATGGACAGAGCAGGAATTGTTGGAAACGATGGAGAAACACATCAAGGAGCTTTTGATATTTCATATTTAAGATTTATTCCAAATATGATTTTATTTGCTCCACGTGATGATAAAACTTTAGAATTAGGTTTAGAATTTGCTTATACACTAAATAGTCCAAGTGCAATTAGATATCCAAGAGGAGCTTTTAAACAGTTAAGTTATCCTTCAACTCAATTTGAATTAGGAAAAGCTGAACTTTTAAAAGAAGGAACAAGCAATAAACTATTTATTGGTTATGGTGCTGGTGTTACAAGAGCTATTGATACAGAAATTTTACATGAAGATGATATCACAATTTTAGATTTAAGATTCGTAAAGCCAATTGATAAAGAAATGTTGATAAATTTATCTAAAAAGTATGATACTTGGTACATATTTAGTGATTCACAAAAGCAAGGTGGAGTTTCTAGTGCTATTTTAGAAGTTTTAAATGAAGAAAAGATATTCAATATAGAAATAATATCTTTTGAATATGAAGATTCTTTTATAGAACATGGTGATACAAAAGATGTTGAAAAACATCTTCAAATTCTTCCAGAACAATTAATAAAAAAGATAAAATAA
- the hisC gene encoding histidinol-phosphate transaminase: MQFNQVLENVTTYEAGKPIELVVREYGVNPNDVIKLASNENPYGTSPKVVEKIQELAKNMFVYPDDSMYELKEALAKKFDVTNKHVIIGSGSDQILEYCVHAKCEKDSKILMAKTTFAMYEIYGKQTGAKIIKTEDDQHNLEQFSKLYKEHGADVIFLCLPNNPLGECLDKDDVYAFLETVDKETLVVVDGAYQEYASFKDEKKRIVAKDLISNFPNAIYLGTFSKAYALGGMRVGYGIAQPEIINTLYKLRAPFNITTLTLAAAIEALKDEEFVNICIAKNFEEMERYEEYAQKRGFEYIPSYTNFITIKFGDKFVSKTVAQKLLEKGVIVRDLTGYGQNAIRITIGRNEQNTKVFEQLDEVLENLK, translated from the coding sequence ATGCAATTTAATCAAGTATTAGAAAATGTTACAACTTATGAAGCTGGAAAACCAATTGAATTGGTTGTAAGAGAGTATGGAGTAAATCCAAATGATGTTATAAAATTGGCTTCAAATGAAAATCCATATGGAACAAGTCCAAAAGTTGTTGAAAAAATTCAAGAACTAGCTAAAAATATGTTTGTTTATCCTGATGATTCAATGTATGAATTAAAAGAAGCATTAGCAAAAAAATTTGATGTAACAAATAAACATGTGATAATTGGTTCTGGAAGTGACCAGATTTTAGAATATTGTGTACATGCAAAATGTGAAAAAGATTCAAAGATTTTAATGGCAAAAACAACATTTGCAATGTATGAAATTTATGGAAAACAAACAGGTGCAAAAATCATTAAAACTGAAGATGACCAACACAATTTAGAGCAATTTTCAAAACTTTATAAAGAACATGGTGCAGATGTAATCTTTTTATGTTTACCAAACAATCCTTTAGGTGAATGCTTAGATAAAGATGATGTTTATGCATTTTTAGAAACAGTTGATAAAGAGACTTTAGTTGTTGTTGATGGGGCTTATCAAGAGTATGCTTCTTTTAAAGATGAGAAAAAAAGAATTGTTGCAAAAGATTTAATATCAAATTTCCCAAATGCTATATATTTAGGAACTTTTTCAAAAGCTTATGCTCTTGGAGGAATGAGAGTTGGATATGGTATTGCTCAACCTGAAATTATCAACACATTATATAAACTAAGAGCTCCTTTTAATATAACAACTTTAACTTTAGCAGCAGCTATTGAAGCATTAAAAGATGAAGAGTTTGTAAATATTTGTATTGCTAAAAACTTTGAAGAGATGGAAAGATATGAAGAATATGCACAAAAAAGAGGATTTGAGTATATTCCATCTTATACAAATTTTATTACTATTAAGTTTGGTGACAAATTTGTATCAAAAACAGTTGCTCAAAAACTTCTTGAAAAAGGTGTAATTGTAAGAGATTTAACTGGATATGGACAAAATGCAATCAGAATTACAATTGGAAGAAATGAGCAAAATACAAAAGTATTTGAACAATTAGATGAAGTATTAGAAAATTTAAAATAA
- the pheA gene encoding chorismate mutase, with amino-acid sequence MNNEDGLLELRNQLDSIDNELLDLINQRMKIVHKVGALKAKSGGAIYRPEREKAIIDRLEEINKQKNGLLNRSAIEALFLEIFAISRNLELPENIGYLGPEGSFTHQAAEARFGAMSSYIAISSIKGVFREVNTKKVKFGVVPIENSSNGIVTDTINCLSTYDLKIIAEVVLDIHHTLATKCDKVSDIKRIYSKDIAFEQCRRFLTNFGLDEAELIPIESTTKAAKIAANEEGSAAICPHVGAKLNNLPILFENIEDKDNNKTRFFIISDFENAPSGNDKTSILVKFPDRQGVLVEFLTDFNEAGINLTKIKSHIVEGNSIFFIDFDGHKDDENVKKVLQKHTNSVKVLGSYVKEINDI; translated from the coding sequence ATGAATAATGAAGATGGATTATTAGAACTTAGAAATCAATTAGATTCAATAGATAATGAACTTTTAGATTTAATAAATCAAAGGATGAAAATTGTTCACAAGGTCGGTGCATTAAAAGCAAAAAGTGGAGGAGCAATTTATAGACCTGAAAGAGAAAAAGCGATTATTGATAGATTAGAAGAAATCAATAAACAAAAAAATGGTTTATTAAATAGAAGTGCAATTGAAGCTTTGTTTTTAGAAATATTTGCTATTTCAAGAAATTTAGAACTACCTGAAAATATTGGTTATTTAGGACCTGAAGGAAGTTTTACTCATCAAGCTGCAGAAGCTAGATTTGGAGCGATGAGTTCATATATTGCAATTAGTTCTATAAAAGGTGTTTTTAGAGAAGTAAATACAAAAAAAGTGAAATTTGGTGTCGTTCCAATTGAGAATTCATCAAATGGAATTGTAACAGATACAATCAACTGTTTAAGCACTTATGACTTGAAAATTATCGCAGAAGTTGTTCTTGATATTCATCACACCCTTGCTACGAAATGTGATAAAGTAAGTGATATAAAAAGAATTTATTCAAAAGATATCGCCTTTGAACAATGTAGAAGATTTTTAACAAATTTTGGTTTAGATGAAGCCGAACTTATTCCAATAGAATCAACTACAAAAGCTGCAAAAATAGCAGCAAATGAAGAGGGAAGTGCAGCCATTTGTCCACATGTTGGAGCAAAACTTAATAATCTTCCAATTTTATTTGAAAATATAGAAGATAAAGATAACAATAAAACAAGATTTTTTATAATTAGTGATTTTGAAAATGCACCAAGTGGAAATGATAAGACTTCAATATTGGTAAAATTCCCAGATAGACAAGGGGTTTTAGTTGAATTTTTAACAGATTTTAATGAAGCAGGAATTAATCTTACTAAAATAAAATCTCATATTGTTGAAGGAAATTCAATATTTTTTATTGACTTTGATGGTCATAAAGATGATGAAAATGTTAAAAAAGTCCTACAGAAACACACAAATAGTGTTAAAGTTTTAGGTTCTTATGTAAAAGAGATTAACGATATTTAA
- the lysA gene encoding diaminopimelate decarboxylase: MNINFKELANKYQTPYYVYDFDHITNQYEELKGAFRARKSLIAYAVKANSNLSVIKHLAQLGAGADCVSIGEVKRALKVGIPPYKIIFSGVGKIDEEIKQALEFDILMINVESAAELNRVEAIAKELGKTARISIRVNPNIDPQTHPYISTGLHENKFGVDIDTAKRMYIQCKNSENLDPVGIHCHIGSQLTQLEPIKESVKIIADLVRNLKAIKIDLSFMDVGGGLGIVYKDETLIDTNEYAQSVLETMFGLDITVVCEPGRFMVGNAGTFVTKVLYEKVNGNKRFVIVDGAMNDLIRPSLYNAYHRIEVLNDNKEFCDCNLVGPVCESGDFFAKNIELPKTEHNDLVAIYSAGAYGFTMASNYNTRGKVAEIAIENGQDRLIRRRETFEDIIALEEEFIK; the protein is encoded by the coding sequence ATGAATATAAATTTTAAAGAGTTAGCAAATAAATATCAAACACCTTATTATGTTTATGATTTTGACCACATTACAAATCAATATGAAGAGTTAAAAGGTGCATTTAGAGCAAGAAAATCTTTGATTGCTTATGCTGTTAAAGCGAATTCAAATTTAAGTGTTATTAAACATTTAGCACAACTTGGTGCAGGTGCTGATTGTGTAAGTATTGGAGAAGTTAAACGAGCTTTAAAAGTTGGTATTCCTCCATATAAAATTATATTTTCAGGTGTTGGAAAAATTGATGAAGAGATTAAACAAGCTTTAGAATTTGATATTTTGATGATAAATGTAGAGAGTGCTGCTGAATTAAATAGAGTTGAAGCAATTGCAAAAGAGTTAGGAAAAACTGCAAGAATATCAATAAGAGTAAATCCAAATATTGACCCACAAACTCATCCGTATATATCAACAGGCTTACATGAAAACAAGTTTGGAGTTGATATAGATACAGCAAAAAGAATGTATATTCAATGCAAAAATAGTGAAAATTTAGACCCAGTTGGAATTCATTGTCATATTGGTTCTCAATTAACTCAATTGGAACCTATTAAAGAGTCAGTAAAAATTATTGCTGATTTAGTAAGAAATTTAAAAGCAATAAAAATTGATTTATCATTTATGGATGTTGGTGGAGGATTAGGTATTGTTTATAAAGATGAAACTTTGATAGATACAAATGAATATGCACAATCTGTTTTAGAAACAATGTTTGGATTGGACATAACTGTTGTTTGTGAACCAGGAAGATTTATGGTTGGAAATGCAGGAACATTTGTAACAAAAGTTTTATATGAAAAAGTAAATGGAAATAAAAGATTTGTTATTGTTGATGGGGCTATGAATGATTTAATCAGACCATCTTTATATAATGCTTATCATAGAATTGAAGTTTTAAATGATAATAAAGAGTTTTGTGATTGTAATCTTGTAGGTCCTGTTTGTGAAAGTGGAGATTTTTTTGCAAAAAATATCGAATTACCAAAAACTGAACATAATGATTTAGTTGCTATTTATAGTGCTGGAGCTTATGGATTTACAATGGCAAGTAACTATAACACAAGAGGTAAAGTTGCAGAAATTGCTATTGAAAATGGTCAAGATAGATTAATTAGAAGAAGAGAGACTTTTGAAGATATTATTGCTTTAGAAGAAGAGTTTATAAAATAA
- the fabI gene encoding enoyl-ACP reductase FabI: MFMKGKKGVILGVANDKSIAYGIAKACAAQGAQIAFTYLNDSLKKRVVPIATEFGSENLVYPCDVSNPEEIKALKESLEKDLGQIDFIVHSIAFAPKEGLSGRFYDISKEAFDIAMDISVYSLIEITRELKPLLSNNSSILTLSYYGGVKYIPNYNLMGVAKAALEMTTKYLAEDLGRDGIRVNAISAGPIKTLAAAGISDFRFMLKWNEAHSPLKKNVTIDEVGNSGMYLLSDLSSAVTGEIHYVDSGFNIMGMPAVKFDEEGKPTIAWNGEK; encoded by the coding sequence ATGTTTATGAAAGGTAAAAAAGGTGTAATTTTAGGGGTAGCAAATGATAAATCAATTGCTTATGGAATAGCAAAAGCATGTGCTGCACAAGGTGCGCAAATAGCTTTTACATATTTAAATGATTCTTTGAAAAAAAGAGTTGTTCCAATAGCTACTGAGTTTGGAAGTGAAAATTTAGTATATCCTTGTGATGTTTCTAATCCAGAAGAAATAAAAGCTTTAAAAGAGTCTTTAGAGAAAGATTTAGGACAAATTGATTTTATTGTTCACTCTATAGCGTTTGCACCAAAAGAGGGATTAAGTGGTAGATTTTATGATATTTCAAAAGAAGCATTTGATATTGCTATGGATATTTCTGTTTATTCATTGATTGAAATAACAAGAGAATTAAAACCTTTATTATCAAATAATTCTTCAATATTAACTCTATCATATTATGGTGGAGTTAAATATATTCCAAATTATAATTTAATGGGTGTTGCAAAAGCAGCTTTAGAAATGACAACTAAATATTTAGCTGAAGATTTAGGAAGAGATGGAATTAGGGTAAATGCAATTAGTGCAGGTCCTATTAAAACTTTAGCAGCAGCTGGAATTAGTGACTTTAGATTTATGCTTAAATGGAATGAAGCACATTCTCCATTAAAGAAAAATGTAACAATTGATGAAGTTGGAAATTCAGGAATGTATTTACTTTCAGATTTAAGTAGTGCAGTTACAGGTGAAATTCATTATGTTGATAGTGGATTTAACATTATGGGTATGCCAGCGGTGAAATTTGACGAAGAGGGGAAACCTACGATTGCTTGGAATGGAGAAAAATAG
- a CDS encoding triose-phosphate isomerase produces MAIIASNFKTNHTRKSTSLFVKEVNDYLKKSGITNEVYVFPTSTSLDTFETVFNFTIGVQNAYATASGSFTGEIGTSQLDEFEIKTILIGHSERRHILGESQEEIARKYEFYKNLGYKIIYCIGEPLEVKNQGIEKTLEYIYEQFVGIDTNYENLILAYEPVWAIGTGVTATNDDIKNVHNAIKSKISKPLLYGGSVKVENVREICQIQNVDGALIGTASWKVEDFIQILENTKDL; encoded by the coding sequence ATGGCAATTATTGCTAGTAATTTCAAAACAAATCACACAAGAAAATCAACTTCTTTATTTGTAAAAGAAGTAAATGATTATTTGAAAAAAAGTGGTATAACAAATGAAGTTTATGTTTTCCCTACGTCAACTTCACTTGACACTTTTGAAACAGTTTTTAATTTTACTATTGGAGTACAAAATGCTTATGCAACAGCAAGTGGCTCGTTTACAGGTGAAATAGGAACTTCTCAACTTGATGAATTTGAAATTAAAACAATATTAATAGGTCATAGTGAAAGAAGACATATTTTAGGTGAATCACAAGAAGAAATCGCTAGAAAATATGAATTTTATAAAAATCTTGGATACAAAATAATTTATTGTATAGGTGAACCTTTAGAGGTAAAAAATCAAGGAATAGAAAAAACTTTAGAGTATATTTATGAACAGTTTGTTGGAATTGACACTAATTATGAGAATCTGATTTTAGCATATGAGCCAGTTTGGGCGATTGGTACAGGGGTGACTGCTACTAATGATGATATAAAAAATGTTCATAATGCAATAAAATCAAAAATTTCTAAACCACTTTTATACGGTGGAAGTGTTAAGGTAGAAAATGTAAGAGAAATTTGCCAAATTCAAAATGTTGATGGTGCATTAATTGGAACAGCTTCTTGGAAAGTTGAAGATTTTATACAGATATTAGAAAATACAAAGGATTTATAA
- a CDS encoding phosphoglycerate kinase, which produces MKLQEIKNIDIVGKKVFIRCDFNVPMDEYNNITDDRRIRSALNTIRYCIDNDCSVILASHFGRPKGGFEEKYSLAPIAKRLHILLKQDIKMAPNVVCDETLKMAKDLKAGEILLLENMRFEAGETKNDEELCAKLASMAEVYINDAFGVSHRAHASVEGISKHFDLQHKAAGFLMAKEIKFFHHIIHNPKRPFIAIVGGSKVSGKLEALYNLVPKVDKIIIGGGMAFTFLKALGYEIGKSLVEEDLIPEAIKIMEEAKELGVKLYLPVDIVAAEAFDAEANAKIVTVQEMPKSWMGLDIGPASALLFNEALADANTILWNGPMGVYEMDRFAKGSTKVSHAVASSYATTVVGGGDTADLVRITGDEEDMTFISTGGGASLELIEGKVLPGVKALVIEEDN; this is translated from the coding sequence TTGAAACTACAAGAGATTAAAAATATTGATATAGTTGGAAAAAAAGTATTTATAAGATGTGATTTTAATGTTCCAATGGATGAATACAATAATATTACTGATGATAGAAGAATTAGAAGTGCTTTAAATACTATTAGATATTGTATTGATAATGATTGTTCTGTTATATTAGCTTCTCATTTTGGAAGACCAAAAGGTGGATTTGAAGAAAAATATTCTTTAGCTCCTATTGCAAAAAGATTACATATTCTTTTAAAACAAGATATTAAAATGGCTCCAAATGTAGTTTGTGATGAAACATTAAAAATGGCAAAAGATTTGAAAGCTGGTGAAATTTTACTTTTAGAAAATATGAGATTTGAAGCTGGTGAAACTAAAAATGATGAAGAGTTATGTGCAAAATTAGCTTCAATGGCTGAAGTTTATATCAATGATGCTTTTGGAGTTTCGCATAGAGCTCATGCCTCTGTAGAAGGTATTTCTAAACATTTTGATTTACAGCATAAAGCAGCTGGATTTTTGATGGCAAAAGAGATTAAATTTTTTCATCATATAATACATAATCCAAAAAGACCTTTTATTGCAATAGTTGGTGGTTCAAAGGTATCTGGAAAATTAGAAGCTCTTTATAATCTTGTACCAAAAGTTGATAAAATAATTATTGGTGGAGGAATGGCATTTACATTTTTAAAAGCTTTAGGTTATGAAATTGGAAAATCTTTGGTTGAAGAGGATTTAATTCCAGAAGCTATTAAAATTATGGAAGAAGCAAAAGAGTTAGGAGTTAAATTATATTTACCTGTTGATATAGTTGCTGCTGAAGCTTTTGATGCAGAAGCAAATGCAAAAATTGTTACAGTTCAAGAGATGCCAAAAAGTTGGATGGGATTAGATATTGGACCTGCATCAGCTTTATTATTCAATGAAGCTTTAGCAGATGCAAATACTATTTTATGGAATGGACCAATGGGTGTTTATGAAATGGATAGATTTGCAAAAGGAAGTACAAAAGTTTCTCATGCTGTTGCAAGCTCTTATGCAACAACAGTAGTTGGTGGTGGAGATACTGCTGATCTAGTTAGAATTACAGGTGATGAAGAAGATATGACATTTATTTCTACAGGTGGTGGAGCTTCTTTAGAGTTAATTGAAGGAAAAGTATTACCTGGTGTAAAAGCATTAGTTATAGAGGAAGATAACTAA
- the gap gene encoding type I glyceraldehyde-3-phosphate dehydrogenase, with translation MAVKVAINGLGRIGRCVARIIADRNDVELVAVNASGSEEMIQYNLKYDTVHGSKLDVKVENGYIYIGKDKAKLISERDPSKIDFASCGADVVLECTGAFLSQESCQAYIDNGVKKVVISAPAKDDTPTFVIGANEHTYSGQPIVSNASCTTNGLAPVARVLDEAFGIEKGLMTTIHSYTSSQPILDAKDKKDPRKGRAGATNLTPSSTGAAKAIGLVMPHLKGKLNGQAIRVPTPNVSLVDLTVTLKKDVTKEEVITAFKTFAEGSLKGILGIDEEYRVSSDFNGETLSTVVPLDTIQVIEGNMVKVLSWYDNEWGYSTRLVEMGIHIATK, from the coding sequence ATGGCTGTTAAAGTTGCAATTAATGGTTTAGGAAGAATAGGAAGATGTGTAGCTAGAATTATAGCTGACAGAAACGATGTAGAATTAGTTGCTGTAAATGCTAGTGGTAGCGAAGAGATGATTCAATATAATTTAAAATACGATACAGTTCATGGATCTAAACTTGATGTAAAAGTGGAAAATGGTTATATCTATATTGGAAAAGATAAAGCTAAATTAATAAGCGAAAGAGATCCATCTAAAATTGATTTTGCATCTTGTGGTGCTGATGTTGTTTTAGAGTGCACAGGTGCATTTTTAAGTCAAGAAAGTTGTCAAGCTTATATTGATAATGGGGTTAAAAAAGTTGTTATTTCTGCACCTGCAAAAGATGATACTCCAACATTTGTAATTGGTGCAAATGAGCATACTTACTCTGGTCAGCCAATAGTTTCAAATGCTTCTTGTACTACAAATGGTTTAGCACCAGTTGCTAGAGTTCTTGATGAGGCTTTTGGAATTGAAAAAGGTTTAATGACTACAATTCACTCATACACAAGCTCTCAACCAATTTTAGATGCAAAAGATAAAAAAGATCCAAGAAAAGGAAGAGCAGGCGCTACAAATTTAACTCCATCAAGCACAGGTGCTGCTAAAGCTATTGGTTTAGTAATGCCACATTTAAAAGGTAAATTAAATGGTCAAGCAATTAGAGTTCCAACTCCAAATGTATCTTTAGTTGATTTAACTGTAACACTTAAAAAAGATGTAACTAAAGAAGAAGTGATTACTGCATTTAAAACTTTTGCAGAAGGTAGTTTAAAAGGAATTTTAGGAATTGATGAAGAGTATAGGGTAAGTTCTGATTTTAATGGTGAAACATTATCAACGGTTGTTCCATTAGATACTATTCAAGTAATTGAAGGAAATATGGTAAAAGTTCTATCTTGGTATGACAATGAATGGGGATATTCTACAAGACTTGTGGAAATGGGTATCCATATTGCAACTAAATAA
- the nadD gene encoding nicotinate (nicotinamide) nucleotide adenylyltransferase, whose translation MRIAIFGGSFDPVHIGHKAIVKTALDELDIDKLIVVPTYLNPFKSSFYLDPQTRFKFLKKVFNNFKKVDICDYEINKEKLSYSFDTVNYLKKFYSPTKIYFILGEDNLENLDKWYKIEELKTLVEFVIVIRDGFKSKKTEEFKILDVNIDISSTLLRENMNIDYIPIEIKNDILNIKKGKSF comes from the coding sequence GTGCGAATAGCAATATTTGGTGGTAGTTTCGACCCAGTACATATTGGTCACAAAGCTATTGTAAAAACAGCTTTAGATGAGTTAGATATTGATAAATTAATTGTTGTTCCTACATATTTAAATCCCTTTAAAAGTAGTTTTTACTTAGACCCTCAAACTAGATTTAAGTTTTTAAAAAAGGTTTTTAATAACTTTAAAAAAGTTGATATTTGTGATTATGAAATTAATAAAGAGAAATTAAGTTACAGTTTTGATACAGTTAATTATCTAAAAAAGTTCTATTCTCCAACTAAAATATATTTCATTTTAGGTGAAGATAACTTAGAAAATTTAGATAAATGGTATAAAATTGAAGAATTAAAAACTTTAGTGGAATTTGTAATTGTAATAAGAGATGGTTTTAAGTCTAAAAAAACTGAAGAGTTTAAGATTTTGGATGTAAATATAGATATTAGTTCAACTTTATTAAGAGAGAACATGAATATAGACTATATTCCAATAGAGATTAAAAATGATATATTAAATATTAAAAAAGGTAAAAGTTTTTGA
- the rsfS gene encoding ribosome silencing factor — translation MNTRLENIKKILDEKKAENIEIIDLTSKDYIVDYVVIATTLNPKHGFALLNYLKTDLKPQGEEFLRVDEDDEWTIIDLGDIFIHLMSEKYRIKYSLEDFLSTIGTKEV, via the coding sequence TTGAATACAAGATTAGAAAACATAAAAAAAATTCTAGATGAAAAAAAAGCGGAAAATATAGAAATTATTGATTTAACATCAAAAGACTATATAGTTGATTATGTTGTAATTGCTACAACATTAAATCCAAAGCATGGTTTTGCACTATTAAATTACTTAAAAACAGATCTTAAACCTCAAGGTGAAGAATTTTTAAGAGTAGATGAAGATGATGAGTGGACAATTATTGATTTAGGTGATATTTTTATTCATTTAATGAGTGAAAAGTATAGAATCAAGTACTCTTTAGAAGATTTTTTATCTACGATAGGTACTAAGGAAGTATAA